CCGCGCGCGAGCACGCCGACCGGCTGACCGAGCCGGAGCGGCTGCGCGGCTGGCTGTACGCGATCGCCCGCAAGGAGTGCATGCGGCGCCGCGACAGCCCGAACCGGCAGACCGGGCAGGAGGCGCCGGAGGCCGAGGACGGCCTGTCGGCCGAGCAGCTCGCGCACCGCGAGGAGCGCCGGAAGCTGGCGCACGGCGCGCTCGCCGCGCTGAGCGGGCGGCAGCGCGAGGCGATCGACCTGCACGTCCGGCACGAGCTGGACGAGGTCGACCTGTGCGGAATCCTGGGCGTGCCGCTGGAGGACGTCTATCCGCTCGTCGAGCGGGCGCGCGCGGACCTGGGCGCCGGGGTGCGGGCGGCGCTCATCGCGCAGAACCACCTGCGGGACTGCCCGGAGGCCGCGTCGCTGGCCGATTCGTGGCCGCTGTCGCCGCAGGCCGCGGGCGCGCTCGTCCGGCATGTGGCGGAGTGCCCGGTGTGCGGGTCGCGGGAGCTTCCGGCGCCGCCGCCGAGCCAGCTGCTGGCGGTGCTGCCGATCGCCGCGATTCCGGCCGACCTGCGGCTGGACGTGCTGACGGCGGCGACCGCCGAGGACCGGGCCGCGAACCGGCGGGCGATCGCCGCGTGGACCGAGCCGTTCGACGAGTACGGCTGGCCGCTCCCCTACGAGCCGACGGTCACGCGCGCGAAGGAGAAGCCGCAGCGCAGGCGCGGGCCGGTGTACGCGGTGGTCGGGGCGGGGATCACCGCCGTCGTGGTGCTCGCCGGGGCGCTGACCGCGTTCGGCGGCGAGGAGGAGGGGACGTCGTCGCTGCCGAAGCTTCCGGCGGAGCCGAGCATCAGCGACGCGTCCGGTGGGCCGATCCCGACGGAGTCCAAACCGGTCGATCCGTCGCCGACGAGCTCTTCGCCGTCCCCGAGCGAATCGCCTTCGGAGTCCCCGTCGGAGTCGCCGTCGGAGTCACCCTCGCAGACGCCGACGACCGAGCGTCCGAACACGCCGGCGCCGACCACGAAGCGGCCCGAGCGGCCGGATCCGCCCGCCGCCGGACGCCTCGCCGTGAGCGGGTGCGAGATGGACTGGCCGGACGACCAGTGCGGCATCACGATCCGGGCGGTCGACGGCCCGGTGGACTGGCGCGTCACCGGCGTGTCGGACGGGCTGAGCGCGGGCGGCTCGGGCCGCCTGGGGGCGGGGCAGACCGCGACGGTGGCGGTGCGCAAGGACACCGCGTGCTGGGGAGAGAAGACCGGTTCGGTCTCCTTCTCCCCAGGCGGCGCGGCGTCGGTCACGTACTGCTGACGCGGCCCGGGGCCCGGGGACGTCAGAAGGAGCCGGTGTCGAGGACGCGGTGCGCGCGCGCCAGCAGCAGCGGCACCGCGTCGCCGATCCGGTCGAAGCCCTCCCCGACGGTCGCCTTCTGCAGGTAGCGGGCGTGGATGCCCTCCAGGATGACCGCGAGCTTGAAGCAGGCGAACGCCACGTAGTAGTCGACGTTGGCGACGTCGAAGCCGGTCAGCTCGGCGTACCGGGCGGCGAACTCGGCGCGGGTGAGGAACCCGGGCGACCGGGTGATGGTCGCGCCGACGGGCAGCAGCTCGTTCTCGCCGTCGGCGGCCTCCGCCCAGTACACCAGCGTCAGGCCGAGGTCCGACAGCGGGTCGCCGAGCGTGGACATCTCCCAGTCGACGACGGCCGCGATGCGCGGTTCGGGCTCCAGCCGGGCGAGCGCGTTGTCGAGCCGGAAGTCGCCGTGGACGAGCCGGGCCGGGGCGTCCGCGGGCAGCCGTTCGCCGAGCCGCGCGACGAGCCGGTCGTACTCGGGCAGGTCGCGGGCCGTCCCGGTGGCGC
The nucleotide sequence above comes from Actinomadura algeriensis. Encoded proteins:
- a CDS encoding RNA polymerase sigma factor, whose amino-acid sequence is MAGEPRPGQNDAVRLAESLRAGDVIALTEVYDAYAPFLFDYCHGLLRDRVEAAGALRNCVIAAREHADRLTEPERLRGWLYAIARKECMRRRDSPNRQTGQEAPEAEDGLSAEQLAHREERRKLAHGALAALSGRQREAIDLHVRHELDEVDLCGILGVPLEDVYPLVERARADLGAGVRAALIAQNHLRDCPEAASLADSWPLSPQAAGALVRHVAECPVCGSRELPAPPPSQLLAVLPIAAIPADLRLDVLTAATAEDRAANRRAIAAWTEPFDEYGWPLPYEPTVTRAKEKPQRRRGPVYAVVGAGITAVVVLAGALTAFGGEEEGTSSLPKLPAEPSISDASGGPIPTESKPVDPSPTSSSPSPSESPSESPSESPSESPSQTPTTERPNTPAPTTKRPERPDPPAAGRLAVSGCEMDWPDDQCGITIRAVDGPVDWRVTGVSDGLSAGGSGRLGAGQTATVAVRKDTACWGEKTGSVSFSPGGAASVTYC